A stretch of Shewanella dokdonensis DNA encodes these proteins:
- a CDS encoding MarC family protein — MTTAEKPLTACYHNGSDRYGYKPLMEALFLHFATAFMAFFAIMNPIANTPVFLGLTEGMSSQHRVDIARRAVIQAFIIVLAFAVAGKMIFGLFGLNMDAFRITGGCLVFLIGINMLQGKHSRMHHPHSLDASLASDNSDDDPATFPLAMPMLAGPGTITTAMNLSADGGLGNISFIILAFALLCVITYLVFIFGERFIRYIGRSAMGVITRLMGLIVAVIGTGMVIAGIKNAFALGGS, encoded by the coding sequence GTGACAACTGCTGAAAAGCCGTTGACGGCTTGCTACCATAACGGTTCCGACCGCTATGGATACAAGCCACTGATGGAAGCGTTATTTTTGCATTTTGCTACGGCATTTATGGCCTTTTTCGCCATTATGAATCCCATTGCCAATACTCCGGTGTTTCTCGGTCTCACCGAAGGCATGAGCTCGCAGCATCGGGTCGATATTGCGCGGCGGGCGGTGATCCAAGCGTTTATCATAGTGTTGGCATTTGCCGTGGCTGGCAAAATGATTTTCGGGTTGTTCGGCCTGAATATGGATGCTTTTAGAATTACTGGCGGTTGCCTGGTATTCCTGATTGGTATCAACATGTTGCAGGGTAAACATTCACGTATGCACCATCCCCACAGTTTGGATGCCTCACTGGCCAGTGATAACAGTGACGATGATCCGGCAACATTCCCGCTGGCAATGCCGATGTTGGCCGGGCCTGGCACTATCACCACCGCGATGAACTTGTCTGCAGACGGCGGTTTGGGCAACATTAGTTTTATTATCCTCGCCTTTGCGCTGTTGTGTGTGATCACTTACTTAGTGTTTATTTTTGGCGAGCGCTTCATCCGCTACATTGGCCGCTCAGCCATGGGGGTGATTACCCGGCTGATGGGGTTAATTGTGGCGGTGATTGGTACTGGTATGGTGATTGCTGGCATCAAAAATGCCTTCGCTCTGGGCGGCAGTTAA
- a CDS encoding LytS/YhcK type 5TM receptor domain-containing protein, whose product MYSEQFMMLLAVLERAALMLMALFLLTRSQRFQQIFQKKDRHPGELALISLLFICFAVFSTYTGIHVEGSLVNVRIIAIMSGGLLFGPAVGIPAGIISGIHRYLIDINGPTSIPCLITSITAGVLSTWMYFRCKRERLWLWGIIGGMLCEGLTMLLIVTLAPKHNWVGTLSVSSPSR is encoded by the coding sequence GTGTATTCCGAGCAGTTTATGATGCTACTGGCGGTACTGGAACGAGCGGCGCTCATGCTAATGGCGCTATTTCTGCTCACCAGAAGCCAGCGTTTTCAGCAAATTTTCCAGAAAAAAGATCGCCATCCCGGAGAACTGGCACTGATATCGCTGTTATTCATCTGTTTTGCGGTATTCAGTACCTACACGGGCATCCATGTTGAAGGCTCGCTAGTTAACGTGCGCATTATTGCGATCATGTCGGGTGGCTTACTGTTTGGGCCAGCGGTGGGGATCCCAGCCGGAATTATCTCTGGCATTCATCGTTATCTGATTGATATCAACGGCCCAACCTCGATTCCCTGCCTGATCACTAGCATCACGGCGGGCGTGCTGTCCACCTGGATGTATTTTCGCTGTAAACGGGAGCGGCTATGGTTGTGGGGCATTATTGGTGGCATGTTGTGTGAAGGCTTAACCATGCTGCTGATTGTCACCCTAGCCCCCAAGCACAACTGGGTTGGAACATTGTCAGTGTCATCGCCTTCCCGATGA
- a CDS encoding sensor histidine kinase: MQLVQNLDDEKERIAGQHAKLALDIANRTLPYFRENNRSGLRNVCNIIREHINADAVAITDTDNVLAYVGHAEADYWQHYHGMSSVTRKAVDSGKLIINNGIDYADFHSLMIVPLIENNKVTGTLKIYYCHEGRITDSLKEMAIGLSHVISTQIEAARSDQLKQMAAKAEFSALQNKINPHFLFNSLNAISSLIRLRPDEARQLISNLADFLRYNLKRNEALIDIQEELEQVRDYVAIEKARFGKKLTVIFDVDDVHLKIPGLLLQPLVENAILHGIQPVRGNGEVTIAVKQHGNQVMVSVRDTGSGIDEAIIDGLYHDKVPSDHIGLMNVHERVKLLYGQGLSIRRCEPGTEVSFSINAQQ, encoded by the coding sequence GTGCAGTTAGTGCAGAATCTGGATGATGAGAAAGAACGCATCGCCGGGCAGCATGCCAAACTGGCGCTCGATATTGCCAACCGCACCCTGCCCTATTTTCGTGAAAACAACCGCAGTGGCCTGCGCAACGTCTGCAACATCATTCGTGAACACATCAACGCCGATGCGGTGGCCATTACCGATACCGACAATGTACTCGCTTACGTGGGCCATGCCGAAGCCGATTACTGGCAACATTATCACGGCATGAGCAGCGTCACCCGCAAGGCGGTAGATTCAGGGAAGCTCATCATCAATAACGGCATTGATTATGCCGATTTTCACTCACTGATGATTGTGCCATTAATCGAAAACAATAAGGTTACTGGCACGCTTAAAATCTATTACTGCCACGAAGGACGCATCACCGACTCACTGAAAGAGATGGCGATTGGCTTGTCGCATGTGATTTCGACACAAATAGAAGCCGCCCGCAGTGATCAACTCAAGCAGATGGCGGCTAAGGCCGAGTTTTCTGCCTTGCAAAACAAGATTAATCCACACTTTCTGTTCAACAGTCTCAATGCCATTTCTTCGTTAATCCGTCTGCGTCCCGATGAGGCCCGGCAATTGATCTCTAATCTGGCAGATTTTCTGCGTTATAACCTCAAACGTAACGAAGCACTGATCGATATTCAGGAAGAGCTGGAGCAGGTTCGTGATTATGTCGCCATTGAAAAAGCCCGCTTTGGCAAGAAACTGACCGTGATTTTTGATGTAGACGATGTGCACCTGAAAATTCCAGGACTGTTACTACAACCACTGGTGGAAAATGCCATTTTGCACGGTATTCAGCCCGTGCGCGGTAATGGCGAAGTGACCATTGCCGTCAAACAGCACGGCAATCAGGTTATGGTCAGTGTACGCGATACCGGCAGCGGCATTGATGAAGCCATTATCGATGGGCTGTATCACGATAAAGTGCCGAGCGACCATATTGGCCTGATGAATGTGCATGAGCGGGTTAAGCTGCTGTACGGCCAGGGACTGAGCATCCGCCGCTGCGAACCCGGCACCGAAGTTTCTTTTAGTATCAACGCACAACAGTGA
- a CDS encoding LytR/AlgR family response regulator transcription factor, whose product MKAIIVEDEPLAMEELLYIIQKHSRLDVVATFEDGLDAFKYLQQQQVDVAFLDINVPSIDGMLLARNIHQFAKKPFIVFTTAHKDFAAEAFEIEAFDYILKPFNESRIQGVLQKLEASTEAATAPPVSPPANRSNTVNLYKGERICVTDVSAILYVEAAEKQTKVFTTDDEFMVPMTISEFIEKLPPTQFFRCHRSYCLNLTKVQEITPWYNSTYLVKLQGSEQQLPVSRSRLREFRELMQL is encoded by the coding sequence ATGAAAGCAATTATTGTAGAAGACGAACCGCTGGCCATGGAAGAACTGCTGTATATCATCCAAAAACACAGTCGGTTAGACGTGGTAGCAACCTTTGAAGATGGGTTGGACGCCTTTAAATATCTGCAACAGCAACAGGTGGATGTCGCCTTTCTCGATATCAATGTCCCGTCGATTGACGGCATGCTGCTGGCTCGTAATATTCACCAGTTTGCCAAGAAACCCTTCATTGTGTTTACCACGGCACATAAAGACTTTGCGGCGGAAGCGTTCGAGATTGAAGCGTTTGATTATATTCTTAAGCCGTTCAACGAAAGCCGCATTCAAGGGGTACTGCAAAAACTGGAAGCCAGCACCGAAGCAGCAACCGCGCCGCCGGTGTCGCCCCCAGCAAACCGCAGCAATACGGTAAACCTGTACAAAGGCGAGCGCATCTGTGTTACCGATGTCAGTGCCATCTTGTACGTGGAAGCCGCAGAGAAACAAACCAAAGTATTCACCACTGACGATGAATTCATGGTGCCGATGACCATCAGTGAGTTTATTGAAAAATTACCACCCACGCAGTTTTTTCGTTGCCACCGCTCTTACTGCCTCAACCTAACCAAAGTACAGGAAATCACTCCTTGGTATAACAGTACTTATCTGGTCAAACTGCAGGGGAGCGAACAGCAACTGCCCGTCAGCCGTAGTCGGCTCCGGGAATTTCGCGAACTGATGCAACTATAA
- a CDS encoding MFS transporter — MVVFGGLLMTDAPKQAVGSQRQANDFTLAEAMARPQFWMLALIFFTVCMSGLYVIGVAKDIGEQYAALSFSIAANAVAVIAMANLGGRLVLGVLSDRMPRVRVVSLALLASIVGMAILLFTQMTMLNFYLALGCIAFSFGGTITVYPSLVSDFFGLNNLTKNYGVIYLGFGIGSLCGSMVAALLGSFSATFGVIFGLLALSLLLSLLVKAPTRGVQLA, encoded by the coding sequence ATGGTTGTGTTTGGTGGCTTGTTAATGACGGATGCGCCCAAACAGGCGGTGGGTAGTCAGCGGCAGGCAAATGATTTTACTTTGGCAGAAGCCATGGCGCGGCCACAGTTTTGGATGTTGGCGCTGATTTTCTTCACTGTCTGTATGAGTGGTTTATATGTCATTGGGGTTGCCAAAGATATTGGCGAACAATACGCCGCATTAAGTTTCTCGATTGCCGCTAATGCGGTGGCGGTGATTGCCATGGCCAATCTCGGCGGGCGCTTGGTACTAGGTGTGCTGTCAGACCGGATGCCACGTGTACGGGTCGTCTCCTTGGCACTGTTAGCGAGTATTGTCGGCATGGCAATTTTGCTGTTCACCCAAATGACGATGCTGAATTTCTATCTGGCGCTGGGGTGTATCGCCTTCAGTTTCGGCGGCACTATCACTGTTTATCCATCTTTGGTCAGTGATTTCTTCGGCTTGAATAATCTCACTAAAAATTACGGGGTTATCTATTTGGGTTTTGGTATTGGCAGTTTGTGTGGCTCTATGGTGGCCGCTTTGTTAGGCAGTTTTAGTGCCACCTTCGGGGTTATTTTCGGCCTGTTGGCGTTATCGCTGTTGCTGTCACTGCTGGTTAAGGCACCAACCCGTGGCGTTCAGTTGGCATAA
- a CDS encoding MFS transporter — translation MSVNQTITLENYAGQQQQLVSANRIRVLTLIGTIIAQFALGSVYTWSLFNAGLADKLNVPVDNVAFSFGILSLSLALASSISGKMQERFGVTKVTIAAGLMMGAGLLLTAYSSSVAMLYLCAGLLLGFADGTGYLLTLSNCVRWFPERKGTISALSIGAYGLGSLGFKYINLSLLEHAGLNHTFLYWGR, via the coding sequence ATGAGCGTCAATCAAACCATTACCCTGGAAAACTATGCTGGTCAGCAGCAACAACTGGTGTCAGCCAACCGTATTAGAGTGCTGACATTAATTGGTACTATCATCGCCCAGTTTGCGCTGGGTTCGGTATATACCTGGAGCCTGTTTAATGCGGGGCTGGCAGATAAGCTCAATGTGCCGGTAGACAATGTTGCTTTCTCCTTTGGTATTCTCAGTTTGTCACTGGCGCTGGCATCATCCATTTCCGGAAAGATGCAGGAGCGTTTTGGCGTTACCAAGGTGACCATAGCTGCCGGTCTGATGATGGGTGCTGGCCTGCTGCTTACCGCATATAGCAGTAGTGTCGCCATGCTATATCTGTGTGCCGGCTTGTTGCTGGGTTTTGCTGACGGTACTGGATATTTACTGACGCTCTCAAATTGTGTGCGTTGGTTCCCAGAGCGTAAAGGCACCATCTCCGCCTTATCTATCGGGGCTTATGGCTTGGGGAGTCTCGGCTTCAAATACATCAATTTATCGTTACTGGAACACGCGGGACTGAATCACACTTTCCTGTACTGGGGGCGATAG
- a CDS encoding energy transducer TonB, with translation MKSVLILCAFVFAISGCQSTSSKPKVSTTQYVDLTQASSQEMVHYWVPSHREEPQYPIDKAKEFEAGCVKLLVAINADGKAENYKILKSYPQGIFDLASVAAIAKWRWTAASSNPQHQAVLTTIELSYKTTDSRNLEQWQQQCGTVG, from the coding sequence ATGAAATCAGTTTTAATATTGTGTGCATTCGTGTTTGCTATTAGCGGTTGTCAATCTACCTCATCTAAACCCAAAGTCAGTACCACTCAGTATGTTGACTTGACACAAGCATCATCTCAGGAGATGGTGCACTATTGGGTGCCTTCACACCGCGAAGAACCGCAATATCCGATTGATAAGGCGAAAGAGTTTGAGGCGGGATGTGTGAAGCTGCTGGTGGCAATTAATGCTGATGGAAAAGCCGAAAACTACAAAATATTGAAATCTTATCCTCAGGGCATATTTGATCTTGCCTCAGTCGCAGCAATCGCCAAGTGGCGTTGGACTGCTGCCAGTAGCAATCCGCAGCACCAGGCAGTGTTGACGACAATTGAACTATCTTATAAGACAACGGATTCCCGCAATCTTGAACAATGGCAGCAACAGTGTGGTACCGTTGGATAA
- the rstA gene encoding two-component system response regulator RstA produces MYRILLVEDEPDIGQLISGWLARHDMQVLLEPRGDMALQRVDIEKPDLVLLDIMLPGMDGLSLCRELRQSFHGPIVMLTSLDSDMNQVLALELGANDYILKTTPPNVLVARLRVQLRQLASATPPRPKTAQRLQLGTLFIDYNSRTVRLQEQAVALSTSDFELLWQLASHSGQILSRETLFKQLKGRAYDGMDRSMDVAISRLRQKLGDNAELPTRIKTIRNKGYLLVADEWS; encoded by the coding sequence ATGTATCGCATTTTATTGGTAGAGGATGAGCCGGACATTGGCCAGTTAATCAGTGGCTGGTTGGCTCGGCATGATATGCAAGTACTGTTAGAACCTCGCGGTGATATGGCGTTGCAACGAGTCGACATAGAAAAACCCGATCTGGTGTTGCTGGATATTATGTTGCCTGGCATGGACGGCCTGTCGCTGTGCCGCGAACTTCGCCAAAGCTTCCATGGGCCAATCGTGATGCTGACCTCGCTCGACAGTGACATGAATCAGGTGTTGGCACTGGAACTTGGTGCCAACGATTACATTCTCAAGACCACCCCACCTAACGTGCTGGTTGCGCGCTTGCGAGTGCAACTGCGGCAGCTCGCGAGTGCTACACCGCCCCGGCCAAAAACTGCACAACGGCTGCAATTAGGCACCTTGTTCATTGACTACAACAGTCGTACTGTCCGATTACAGGAGCAAGCGGTAGCGTTATCCACCAGCGATTTTGAACTGTTATGGCAATTGGCAAGTCACAGCGGCCAAATTCTCAGTCGTGAAACACTGTTCAAGCAACTCAAAGGACGAGCGTACGATGGCATGGATCGCAGCATGGATGTGGCAATCTCCAGACTGCGGCAGAAGTTAGGAGACAACGCAGAACTGCCCACCCGCATCAAAACCATTCGCAACAAGGGCTACCTGTTAGTCGCTGATGAGTGGTCATAA
- the rstB gene encoding two-component system sensor histidine kinase RstB, translating into MRHLFTQFYLLVFGCFLIAALLMGGIYQFTAERTENRYLEGLVQDFLDRFTQELATMPQPQWPAKINDFSQRLHLALHTAPLDTQPLAREDIAFLQAGNIVIVEDDATFRQRIPDSNRVLIIGPVPYLSFRHEQHWLVLGFIVLLGLSLAVPILLWMRPHWRDMQQLEAAAKSLGNGELDARAALDNSSSLATLGATFDQMAQRLQELISGRKQLTDAIAHELRTPLVRLRYRLALLEPAPRAADSAALEQDIEALEFLIEEMLTYSRLNQPELPLQLSDVELGQWAREHLPDWQAQGAAHRITLHCPAVPLYWRGDLRLLARAMDNLVGNAVRHGNSVVQIRLTQSKQGICLSVQDDGPGVANQEAQRIFEPFVRLDESRDRRTGGIGLGLAIVRSIAHLHGGEISLQPSDQGALFCLQLPVHLDTNRYQHNTDPQAPAA; encoded by the coding sequence ATGCGTCATCTGTTCACCCAGTTCTATCTGTTAGTGTTTGGCTGTTTCCTGATAGCGGCACTGTTGATGGGAGGAATTTATCAATTCACTGCCGAACGTACCGAGAACCGTTATTTGGAAGGATTGGTTCAGGACTTTCTTGACCGTTTTACTCAGGAATTAGCCACCATGCCACAGCCACAGTGGCCCGCCAAAATTAACGATTTCAGCCAACGGCTACATTTGGCATTACACACAGCGCCCTTAGATACCCAGCCGCTAGCGCGGGAAGATATTGCCTTTCTACAAGCCGGCAATATTGTGATTGTCGAAGATGACGCCACCTTTCGGCAACGCATCCCCGACAGTAATAGGGTATTGATCATCGGCCCAGTGCCTTATCTATCTTTCCGGCATGAACAGCACTGGCTGGTGTTGGGTTTTATTGTCTTGCTGGGGTTATCGCTGGCGGTGCCCATTCTGTTGTGGATGCGGCCACACTGGCGCGATATGCAGCAGTTAGAAGCAGCGGCCAAAAGCCTGGGCAATGGCGAACTCGATGCCAGAGCCGCCCTCGACAACAGCAGCAGCCTGGCAACCTTGGGCGCGACCTTTGACCAGATGGCACAGCGATTACAGGAACTTATCAGTGGGCGCAAACAACTGACCGATGCCATAGCCCATGAGCTGCGCACACCACTGGTGCGCTTACGTTATCGATTGGCGTTACTGGAACCGGCCCCTAGAGCTGCCGACAGCGCCGCACTGGAACAGGATATCGAAGCGCTGGAGTTCCTGATTGAAGAGATGTTGACCTATAGCCGCCTCAATCAACCGGAATTACCGCTACAACTAAGCGATGTGGAACTGGGGCAATGGGCCAGAGAACACCTGCCGGACTGGCAAGCGCAAGGCGCGGCCCACCGGATTACACTGCATTGCCCAGCCGTTCCGCTATATTGGCGTGGCGATTTAAGGCTGTTAGCGCGGGCGATGGACAATCTGGTCGGTAATGCCGTGCGCCACGGCAACAGTGTGGTGCAGATCCGTCTGACACAGAGCAAACAAGGGATCTGTTTGTCGGTACAAGACGATGGTCCCGGAGTCGCAAACCAAGAAGCCCAACGTATCTTTGAGCCGTTTGTCAGACTTGATGAAAGCCGTGACCGACGCACTGGTGGTATTGGGCTCGGGCTGGCAATCGTCCGCAGTATCGCGCACTTGCACGGTGGCGAAATCAGCCTACAACCCAGTGACCAAGGCGCACTTTTTTGCTTACAGTTGCCTGTACATTTGGATACAAACCGTTACCAGCACAACACAGACCCACAAGCGCCAGCCGCCTAA
- a CDS encoding glycoside hydrolase family 2 TIM barrel-domain containing protein, which produces MLGRIKNQLQGKVWLLLVSIFCSQALAVTQNDWENPSVFDINKLPDRAYFISYPSIKLAQAAQPQQSSQYYSLNGEWHFNFSTQPEKRPKDFYKADYDVSSWKLIKVPSTWQLQGYDYPIYSNINYPFPKNKPFIDHKYNPVGSYKRDFMVADDWRGKRIILHFGAVSSAFYVWVNGQKLGYSQDGKLPAEFDITDYIKSGKNQLAVEVYRWSDGSYLEDQDFWRMSGIERNVFLQIVPKVQLWDFRVQTSLKNHYQDGKLNLSVKIANNEKAAKKVKVVATVYDGQKQLWTQQQETVATDATSLLTFTHDFTDIQAWSAEIPKRYELLLTLQQSGQEDQVVRQFFGFREVKIAHGQLLVNGQPIIIKGVNRHEHDPVTGHTISHESMLTDITLMKQFNINTVRSSHYPNDPYWYELCDKYGLYVIDEANIEAHAYQFAEDGLGNDPSFKAAILDRVHGMIERDKNHPSIISWSLGNEISPGVNIAAAYNMAKSMDDNRIVQFETRETWFKERMTDVIGWMYADRKELEDKYLNKYPEQPFIWIEYAHAMGNSTGNLKELWDFVDKHPQVQGGSIWDWVDQGLQKKDANNNIYYGYGGDFEPKGVANDGNFNANGLVGSDRKPHPALYEVKKIYQNIAVQRLGDDKYLIKNNNFFKDLQDVRGHWALLENGQIVAQADIAKLATPPQHSEELTIDALRHYPFISGREYAVNFRFFTNQAEGLIPQQHEVANAQIILHSGSQTVNVPASNDIKLQQVGDSVNISAGDAAMVFDSKSGRLVSYQVSGKELIKSPLVPNFWRAFTDNDYGNGFDKVIPYYKEAGDKAEVISANVEKTANGTAMLKFALRFPTLNSNGSLSYTIGKDGAVAVDYQAHLAKDLPEMPRFGLKLQLPEGFDHVKWYGRGPWANYQDRKESAYLGIYDADVSELYTPYIRPQENGNRSDVRWLEIRDQQGLGLRISGAPQFDFTAHHNTIADFDYPKDGPNRHTTDIVPRPLTELCLDLRQRGVGGDNSWGAAPYKAYQMLPAEQQDYRLQLTLTPLHAR; this is translated from the coding sequence ATGTTAGGACGTATCAAAAATCAGCTACAGGGGAAAGTATGGCTGCTACTTGTCTCGATATTTTGTAGTCAAGCTTTGGCCGTAACGCAAAATGATTGGGAAAACCCAAGTGTTTTCGATATTAATAAATTGCCAGATCGCGCTTACTTTATCTCTTATCCTTCCATTAAATTAGCACAAGCTGCGCAACCGCAGCAGTCCAGCCAATATTACTCACTCAATGGTGAATGGCATTTCAACTTTTCTACACAGCCAGAAAAAAGACCTAAAGACTTTTACAAAGCAGATTATGATGTTTCATCATGGAAGTTAATTAAAGTACCCTCAACATGGCAATTACAAGGGTATGATTATCCTATCTATTCGAATATCAATTATCCATTTCCTAAGAATAAACCCTTTATAGACCACAAATATAATCCCGTAGGTTCATATAAACGTGATTTTATGGTTGCCGATGATTGGCGCGGCAAACGGATTATTTTACATTTTGGAGCCGTATCTTCCGCATTTTATGTCTGGGTAAATGGTCAGAAACTAGGTTATAGCCAAGATGGTAAATTGCCCGCAGAGTTTGATATTACTGATTATATCAAATCTGGAAAAAATCAATTAGCAGTAGAAGTCTATCGCTGGAGTGATGGCAGTTATTTAGAAGACCAAGATTTTTGGCGTATGAGTGGTATAGAACGCAATGTCTTTTTACAGATTGTACCTAAAGTACAATTGTGGGATTTCCGTGTTCAAACCTCTTTAAAAAACCATTATCAAGATGGCAAATTAAATTTATCAGTAAAAATTGCTAACAACGAAAAAGCGGCAAAGAAAGTCAAGGTAGTCGCCACTGTTTATGATGGGCAAAAGCAATTGTGGACGCAACAGCAAGAAACAGTAGCTACCGATGCCACATCATTACTCACCTTCACACATGACTTTACTGATATACAGGCGTGGTCTGCTGAAATACCCAAACGTTATGAGCTGTTGTTAACGTTACAACAGTCAGGACAAGAAGATCAGGTTGTGCGCCAATTCTTTGGTTTCCGAGAAGTAAAAATTGCCCATGGGCAGCTGTTAGTGAATGGACAGCCTATTATTATTAAAGGCGTTAATCGTCATGAACACGATCCAGTCACTGGGCATACTATTAGCCACGAAAGTATGCTTACTGATATTACACTAATGAAGCAGTTTAATATCAACACAGTTCGTTCTTCTCATTATCCAAATGATCCTTACTGGTATGAATTGTGTGATAAGTATGGCCTCTACGTAATAGATGAGGCTAATATTGAAGCTCATGCCTATCAATTTGCTGAAGATGGTCTAGGTAATGATCCAAGTTTTAAGGCTGCAATCCTTGACCGCGTCCATGGCATGATAGAAAGGGATAAAAATCATCCATCCATTATTTCTTGGTCTCTGGGAAATGAAATTAGTCCAGGAGTGAATATTGCTGCGGCCTATAACATGGCAAAGTCCATGGATGATAATCGGATTGTACAATTTGAAACCAGAGAAACCTGGTTCAAAGAAAGAATGACAGATGTGATTGGCTGGATGTATGCCGATCGCAAAGAGCTGGAAGACAAGTATTTAAATAAATATCCAGAACAGCCATTTATCTGGATAGAATATGCTCATGCCATGGGAAATAGTACCGGCAACTTAAAAGAACTATGGGATTTTGTTGATAAACATCCGCAGGTTCAAGGCGGCAGTATTTGGGATTGGGTTGATCAAGGCTTACAGAAAAAAGATGCTAATAATAATATCTATTATGGCTATGGTGGCGATTTTGAGCCGAAAGGCGTGGCGAATGATGGTAATTTCAATGCCAATGGTTTAGTCGGTTCAGATCGTAAACCTCATCCCGCCTTGTATGAAGTGAAGAAAATATATCAGAACATTGCCGTTCAGCGTTTAGGCGATGATAAATATCTGATTAAAAACAATAACTTTTTTAAAGATCTTCAAGACGTTCGCGGGCATTGGGCACTGTTGGAAAATGGCCAGATTGTGGCTCAGGCCGATATAGCAAAACTAGCAACGCCACCGCAGCACTCTGAAGAACTCACTATTGATGCTTTGCGTCATTACCCGTTTATCTCTGGGCGCGAATATGCGGTCAACTTCCGTTTCTTCACCAATCAAGCTGAAGGGCTCATTCCCCAACAGCATGAAGTTGCCAATGCTCAAATCATCCTGCATAGCGGCTCGCAAACAGTAAATGTGCCGGCCTCTAACGATATTAAACTCCAGCAAGTTGGTGATAGTGTCAACATCAGTGCCGGAGATGCGGCTATGGTTTTTGATAGCAAATCTGGACGACTCGTGAGTTATCAAGTGTCAGGCAAAGAGTTGATTAAGTCACCGTTGGTGCCCAATTTCTGGCGGGCTTTCACTGATAACGACTACGGTAACGGCTTTGATAAGGTCATCCCTTATTATAAAGAGGCGGGTGACAAGGCAGAAGTGATCTCTGCCAATGTGGAAAAAACCGCGAATGGCACCGCTATGCTTAAGTTTGCGTTGCGCTTCCCCACGTTAAACAGCAACGGCAGCTTAAGTTACACTATCGGCAAGGATGGCGCGGTAGCGGTGGATTATCAGGCTCATCTGGCAAAGGACTTACCGGAAATGCCAAGGTTTGGCCTGAAACTGCAACTGCCAGAAGGTTTTGATCATGTTAAATGGTACGGTCGCGGCCCTTGGGCGAATTATCAGGATCGGAAAGAGAGTGCCTATCTCGGGATTTATGATGCGGATGTCAGCGAACTGTACACCCCGTATATTCGACCACAGGAAAACGGTAATCGCAGTGATGTCCGCTGGTTGGAAATCCGTGATCAACAAGGGCTAGGGCTGCGTATTAGTGGCGCGCCACAGTTTGATTTTACTGCGCACCACAACACCATTGCTGATTTTGATTATCCGAAAGATGGCCCCAATCGCCATACGACAGACATTGTGCCTCGGCCGCTGACTGAGCTGTGTCTCGATCTGCGGCAGCGCGGTGTGGGTGGCGATAACAGTTGGGGCGCTGCACCCTATAAGGCTTATCAGATGTTGCCTGCTGAACAGCAAGATTACCGTTTGCAGTTAACACTTACGCCGTTGCATGCGCGCTAA